One region of Oryza sativa Japonica Group chromosome 5, ASM3414082v1 genomic DNA includes:
- the LOC4338714 gene encoding probable serine/threonine-protein kinase PBL7, with product MADAWAASPPSPTAPSPFAADDLVDARLAPWPPFAPWPAPGQLHHNRRGGGHPNPLFTILPASALAIGVVLLVAVVVILVMTRRWKPGTVDGAGGASCNGDKPGGAPASSCGSSVRGYNNSRYYAAAAAGCIYGGRLGFSVQPRNRGAQVFTYRELESATDGFSECNVVGRGAYGVVFRGRLGDGTTAAIKRLKMDGRREGEREFRIEVDLLSRMHSPYLVGLLGYCADQSHRLLVFEFMPNGSLKSHLHRRALAPAEQPPPLDWQTRLGIALDCARALEFLHEHSSPAVIHRDFKCSNILLDHNYRARVSDFGMAKLGSNKANGQVTTRVLGTTGYLAPEYASTGKLTTKSDVYSYGVVLLELLTGRVPVDTKRPPGQHVLVSWALPRLTNREKLVQMVDPALIGQFSLKDLVQVAAITAMCIQTKADYRPLMTDVVQSLIPIVKSPLMSCTSTPLRPAHGHHHVVYMSPSRGSSNGGALETRCVMHGLD from the exons atGGCGGATGCTTGGGCGGCGTCCCCTCCATCTCCTACGGCTCCTTCGCCTTTCGCCGCGGACGACCTCGTCGACGCGCGGCtcgcgccgtggccgccgttCGCTCCGTGGCCGGCGCCCGGGCAGCTCCACCAcaaccgccgcggcggcgggcaccCGAACCCGCTCTTCACCATCCTGCCGGCCTCGGCGCTGGCAATAGGGGTCGTGCTGCTTGTCGCCGTGGTCGTCATCCTGGTGATGACGCGTCGGTGGAAGCCCGGGACggtggacggcgccggcggcgccagctGCAACGGCGACAAGCCTGGCGGCGCCCCCGCGTCCAGCTGCGGCAGCAGCGTCCGCGGCTACAACAACTCCAGGtactacgccgccgccgccgccg GGTGCATATATGGCGGAAGGCTGGGTTTCTCGGTGCAGCCGCGGAACCGCGGCGCGCAAGTGTTCACGTACCGGGAGCTGGAGAGCGCGACGGACGGGTTCAGCGAGTGCAACGTGGTGGGCCGCGGCGCGTACGGCGTGGTCTTCCGCGGCCGGCTCGGCGACGGCACCACGGCCGCCATCAAGCGGCTCAAGATGGACGGCCGGCGCGAGGGCGAGCGCGAGTTCCGCATCGAG GTCGACCTGCTGAGCCGGATGCACTCGCCGTACCTGGTGGGGTTGCTGGGCTACTGCGCCGACCAGAGCCACCGTCTGCTGGTGTTCGAGTTCATGCCCAACGGCAGCCTCAAGAGCCACCTCCACCGGCGCGCGCTGGCGCCggcggagcagccgccgccgctggactGGCAGACGCGGCTGGGCATCGCGCTGGACTGCGCCCGCGCGCTGGAGTTCCTCCACGAGCACAGCTCCCCCGCCGTGATCCACCGCGACTTCAAGTGCAGCAACATCCTCCTCGACCACAACTACCGCGCCCGCGTCTCCGACTTCGGCATGGCCAAGCTCGGCTCCAACAAGGCCAATGGCCAGGTCACCACCCGCGTCCTCGGCACCACCGGCTACCTCGCCCCAGA GTACGCGTCGACGGGGAAGCTGACGACAAAGTCGGACGTGTACAGCTACGGCGTCGTGCTCCTCGAGCTGCTCACTGGGCGGGTGCCCGTCGACACGAAGCGGCCGCCGGGACAGCACGTACTCGTCTCGTGG GCCCTTCCGCGGCTGACGAACCGCGAGAAGCTCGTGCAGATGGTGGATCCTGCCCTGATAGGCCAGTTCTCCCTCAAAGATCTGGTCCAG GTGGCCGCCATCACGGCGATGTGCATACAGACGAAGGCGGACTACCGGCCGCTGATGACGGACGTGGTGCAGTCGCTGATCCCCATCGTGAAGAGCCCACTCATGTCCTGCACCTCCACGCCGCTGAGGCCCGCGCACGGGCACCACCACGTCGTCTACATGAGCCCGAGCAGGGGCTCTTCCAACGGCGGTGCCCTGGAAACGCGATGCGTCATGCACGGCTTGGATTGA